A genomic segment from Magnetococcales bacterium encodes:
- a CDS encoding TolC family outer membrane protein has translation MLGVVDLSTLGGASRRAIANRIRARCHLWRWSVMALLILPAPASATTLLEATAHALKSNPEVLAALENQRAVRNQIDGARAGYLPTLDTATAYGREWSNNTTTRGLGLNGLTLTNGQSSITLSQLLYDAGTTAANSAKAQAAYASATFGFHRVAEALLQSATDAYLESLKQQELLALLQDNVRLHQDILEKIQAKFKSGAGNEADVQQTETRLALVSANRVATLGALRIAEARYLRITGLPPRDLLRPEVHLAAIPVNWDVAEAAALQSHPAILAVQQDLAAAQHDLEAIKGSFRPNIKMDILYGNNANQSGTVGYAQNVSALVKMNYNLFRGGADNARKHESMQRITQMQQVLEQTRRTVRETLRTAWEGLEAARDRLEFLEKHVAISSKVSAAYGDQFKIGKRTLLDVLNSETELFTAKSTLTTEQFNLLANAFRVMGGMGKLQEFLGVQNPHTDPATTATPALPLPVTAFQETIARLASDSFPTPPNPPANPALDGSPTHPNPGAHPDPSESTAPLDLDNVPPPDPEGIHFSSQTPSVQIPLPERTPPSVATPAPKRVAPEKATLAPSSPTPEPSSKSTETAYPW, from the coding sequence ATGCTAGGGGTTGTTGATCTCTCCACTCTGGGCGGAGCGTCCCGGCGCGCGATTGCCAATCGTATCCGGGCACGTTGCCATTTGTGGAGATGGAGCGTGATGGCCCTCCTGATCCTGCCGGCACCAGCTTCGGCCACAACCCTCCTGGAGGCCACCGCTCACGCACTCAAGTCCAATCCTGAAGTGTTGGCTGCCTTGGAAAATCAGCGCGCCGTGCGCAATCAGATTGATGGGGCCAGGGCCGGATACCTCCCCACCCTGGACACCGCCACGGCCTACGGTCGTGAATGGAGCAACAACACGACGACCCGGGGTCTGGGGTTGAACGGCCTGACGCTCACCAACGGGCAATCCAGCATCACCCTCTCCCAACTGCTCTACGACGCCGGCACCACGGCAGCCAACTCGGCCAAGGCGCAAGCCGCCTATGCCTCGGCCACCTTCGGATTTCATCGTGTCGCGGAAGCCTTGCTGCAATCGGCCACGGATGCCTACCTGGAGTCCCTGAAACAGCAGGAACTTCTTGCCCTTTTGCAAGACAACGTCCGTCTGCATCAGGACATTCTGGAAAAGATCCAGGCCAAGTTCAAAAGCGGCGCCGGCAACGAGGCCGACGTTCAGCAAACCGAGACCCGTCTGGCCCTGGTTTCGGCCAATCGCGTGGCCACCCTGGGGGCATTGCGGATAGCCGAAGCCCGTTATCTGCGCATCACAGGCTTGCCGCCCAGGGATCTGCTTCGGCCTGAGGTCCATCTCGCCGCTATCCCCGTAAACTGGGATGTGGCGGAAGCTGCCGCTTTGCAATCTCACCCGGCCATTCTGGCGGTGCAACAGGATCTTGCCGCCGCGCAACACGACCTGGAGGCCATCAAGGGGAGCTTTCGTCCCAACATCAAGATGGATATCCTCTACGGAAACAATGCCAACCAGAGTGGGACGGTGGGTTATGCACAAAATGTCTCCGCTCTGGTCAAAATGAACTACAACCTGTTTCGGGGTGGCGCCGACAATGCCCGGAAGCACGAATCCATGCAGCGCATCACCCAGATGCAGCAGGTTTTGGAACAAACCCGCCGCACTGTCCGGGAAACCCTGCGCACCGCCTGGGAAGGTTTGGAAGCTGCGCGGGATCGCCTTGAATTTCTTGAGAAGCACGTTGCCATCAGCAGCAAGGTCTCCGCAGCCTATGGCGATCAGTTCAAAATAGGCAAACGCACCCTTCTGGATGTTCTTAACTCGGAAACCGAACTGTTCACGGCCAAGTCCACCTTAACCACCGAACAGTTCAACCTTTTGGCCAACGCCTTCCGGGTCATGGGCGGCATGGGGAAACTTCAGGAGTTTCTCGGCGTGCAGAACCCACACACGGACCCGGCCACGACCGCGACCCCGGCTCTCCCTCTCCCTGTGACAGCTTTCCAGGAGACGATTGCCAGACTGGCTTCGGACAGCTTCCCCACCCCCCCGAACCCACCCGCAAACCCGGCGCTCGATGGATCCCCCACCCACCCGAATCCGGGAGCCCATCCCGACCCGTCGGAAAGCACCGCACCCCTCGATTTGGACAACGTCCCACCCCCCGACCCGGAGGGGATCCATTTCTCGTCCCAAACTCCCTCCGTCCAGATTCCTCTCCCCGAGCGCACCCCACCATCCGTGGCAACACCCGCCCCCAAAAGGGTAGCTCCAGAAAAAGCAACCCTCGCACCCTCTTCGCCGACACCGGAGCCATCATCAAAATCAACCGAGACAGCCTACCCCTGGTAA
- a CDS encoding FecR domain-containing protein — protein MSKSVYYVVVFLLLGLFVGIAPARATSSPEAIGHIKKLEGSVKILRASKTVDAKLGDEIFMNDTLKSGTGAAMGVTFKDDTRVALGPDTEFVVDDFVYQPQKNKLSFGSRITKGTLQVISGTIAKLSPQSVKLETPTGTIGVRGTRFLVKVGK, from the coding sequence ATGTCCAAGTCGGTTTATTACGTCGTCGTCTTCTTGCTTCTAGGTCTTTTTGTCGGTATCGCGCCAGCCCGTGCGACAAGCTCCCCCGAGGCTATCGGCCACATCAAAAAGCTGGAGGGGTCCGTCAAAATTTTGCGCGCCTCGAAAACGGTTGATGCCAAACTGGGTGACGAAATTTTCATGAACGACACCCTGAAGTCTGGGACTGGCGCCGCCATGGGAGTGACCTTCAAGGACGACACGCGTGTCGCTCTCGGTCCTGATACTGAGTTTGTCGTAGATGATTTTGTCTATCAGCCCCAAAAGAACAAACTTTCTTTCGGTTCACGCATCACCAAGGGCACCTTGCAAGTCATCTCCGGAACGATTGCCAAACTTTCTCCGCAATCCGTCAAGCTTGAAACCCCGACCGGAACGATTGGCGTCCGTGGAACGCGCTTCCTGGTCAAGGTGGGAAAATAA
- a CDS encoding OmpA family protein, producing the protein MSNTPRHVIINLDGNRFLLKGRSCEPLPSLDAVKGDKWVITDFRGAPSFLMSVEAPQRYAELLAHRQLQEQGEANQHARLLTHWKQGRTANLSELFFTVVEKDAATSYFDMAQADSNHHLVFPLNAVLYDVLVKNSSKKQNVAVLFDHDRHVDILIGNPGRIAGNLRLSSHSSAPEDKANMVESLQDELRSMASKANMRLEKIIYFNWHLLDETGSATSATNTDISFGTESDGATMATIGGHLDGAIKTSTKKATSASRSALVMSAGWVRQLAEKMQLKCVVLQQTRYEQENDQVLVTSLPTAIKSLSYQRAGNTTLEIVKYGAEKAVVPFLTTFLIVVGGLYLSHLFLAQKTRTIEKQIEAEKGQGFHYEPVLPISPDSTKVVDFTKRLSSLFDMPSPRSILVEVSDSIPEGMDIHVRKLSFDYDARMTPIITMDGFVGGGFKVAKQAYTTFMQSLVKRGYVLEAESLNTDVQKINFVTKIRREHAQPKNMVILLPGDDGKVGAVSVTNKGGHQELNTAHAAVGVDDADVAPTQPFSMDQSQIQAAFGKALDANPEPPLHFILNFNSGGTDLTEESKLRMTELLGAVSKRSTPPTVEVVGHTDTVGPADRNWQLALDRSQSVRNKLVEIGLKPEMVDFSSHGEGNPLVRTADEVSESRNRRVEVTIQ; encoded by the coding sequence ATGAGCAATACACCCCGGCATGTCATCATCAACCTGGACGGCAACAGGTTTCTTCTGAAGGGCCGGTCCTGCGAGCCTTTGCCGTCATTGGACGCAGTCAAGGGGGACAAGTGGGTCATCACGGATTTCCGGGGTGCTCCATCCTTCCTCATGTCTGTCGAAGCACCGCAGCGTTACGCCGAACTCCTCGCCCACCGACAACTCCAGGAGCAGGGGGAGGCCAATCAGCACGCCCGGCTGCTCACTCACTGGAAACAAGGACGCACGGCAAACCTGAGCGAGTTGTTCTTTACCGTGGTGGAGAAGGATGCGGCAACCAGCTATTTTGACATGGCCCAGGCCGACTCCAACCATCACCTCGTGTTCCCCCTCAATGCCGTTCTGTACGATGTGCTGGTCAAAAACTCCTCCAAAAAACAAAATGTCGCTGTCCTGTTCGATCACGATCGGCATGTGGACATCCTGATCGGCAATCCGGGGCGTATCGCTGGCAACTTGCGGCTCTCTTCGCACTCGTCAGCACCAGAGGACAAGGCCAATATGGTCGAGTCCCTCCAGGATGAGTTGAGGTCCATGGCCTCCAAGGCCAATATGCGCCTTGAGAAAATCATCTATTTCAACTGGCATCTCCTGGATGAAACCGGCAGCGCCACATCCGCGACAAACACCGACATCTCTTTCGGTACCGAAAGCGACGGGGCCACGATGGCCACCATCGGTGGACACCTCGACGGCGCCATCAAAACCTCGACAAAAAAAGCGACGTCTGCGTCGCGTTCTGCGTTGGTCATGAGCGCCGGCTGGGTTCGTCAGTTGGCGGAAAAAATGCAACTAAAGTGTGTCGTCCTGCAACAAACCCGTTATGAGCAGGAGAATGATCAGGTACTGGTAACATCCCTGCCAACCGCCATCAAGAGTCTCTCCTACCAGCGTGCGGGAAACACTACCCTTGAGATCGTCAAGTACGGCGCGGAAAAGGCCGTTGTGCCCTTTTTGACCACCTTCTTGATTGTGGTGGGGGGCCTCTACCTGTCTCATCTCTTCCTCGCACAGAAAACCCGAACCATCGAAAAGCAGATCGAGGCGGAAAAAGGGCAAGGCTTCCACTATGAACCTGTCTTGCCTATCTCCCCCGACTCCACAAAGGTCGTCGATTTTACCAAGCGCCTCTCCTCCCTGTTCGACATGCCGTCGCCGCGCTCCATCCTGGTCGAGGTCAGCGATTCGATCCCGGAGGGGATGGATATCCATGTCAGAAAACTTTCCTTCGACTACGATGCGCGTATGACCCCGATCATCACCATGGATGGGTTTGTCGGTGGTGGTTTCAAGGTTGCCAAACAGGCCTACACCACGTTCATGCAGTCCCTCGTCAAACGTGGCTACGTCCTCGAAGCAGAGTCCCTGAACACCGATGTCCAGAAGATCAATTTTGTCACCAAAATCAGGCGTGAGCATGCCCAGCCCAAAAATATGGTGATTCTGCTCCCGGGCGATGACGGCAAGGTCGGTGCGGTCTCCGTGACCAACAAGGGCGGACACCAAGAACTGAACACCGCACATGCAGCCGTGGGTGTGGATGACGCCGACGTGGCCCCTACCCAGCCATTTTCCATGGACCAGAGCCAGATTCAAGCCGCCTTCGGCAAAGCGCTTGATGCCAACCCTGAGCCACCTCTCCACTTCATTCTCAATTTCAACTCGGGCGGAACAGACTTGACCGAGGAGTCCAAGCTCCGTATGACGGAGCTCCTGGGCGCTGTCTCCAAACGGTCCACCCCTCCCACGGTGGAGGTTGTCGGTCACACGGACACTGTGGGGCCTGCTGACCGGAACTGGCAGCTTGCCCTGGATCGGTCACAGTCTGTCCGAAACAAGCTGGTGGAGATCGGTCTGAAGCCGGAGATGGTCGACTTCAGTTCCCACGGCGAGGGCAATCCCCTGGTGCGTACCGCCGACGAAGTGTCCGAATCACGTAATCGCCGGGTCGAAGTGACCATCCAGTAA
- a CDS encoding adenylate/guanylate cyclase domain-containing protein — protein sequence MKKKSATRNARSWPPFLSRIMAWIVETMPYWLSFCVLLVGIGAELRDDPMVGTLRNVAFDAFQRWHPREYQNAPVRILDIDDVSLEKLGQWPWPRTVQAEMVRRLQDLDVAAIVFDVVFAEPDRTSPARLLELWKGDATKMDLLRQMPDHDEVFAEAIRRGQVVTGFTLGEKKSNDREPAQKAAFVTAGDDPKQFLRSLPGRVATLPILEAAAVGNGTFAFTADSDGVIRSVPLIQRSEDILYPSLAAEALRVAQGAKNYFIKSSGAHGEERAGGHTGMISVRIGNLTVPVGPRGDIWLHYTPSLPDRYEPAWKLFEGKSDPARFKEHIVFVGPSAKGLLDVRFTPLGGIIPGVEVHAQLVEQMLQGSFLERPDLEQAGAIIFMVLMWLLLVTLLARLGATWSVVVGGGAVAVTCYGSWYAFNQWNLLLDPVLPSIMVMGTFATFSVPRYLQAEKKSQWIREAFASYVSPNLVQYIIDHPELLKLGGEKRECSFVMTDLAGFTSLMEKFDPNAMVALLNEYLDEMVKIAFSHEGTLDRIVGDAVAIIFSAPVAQPDHAIRAVRCARDMNTFSWKFARYQQQEKKIPFGLTRIGVNTGTVLVGNFGGNNVLDYRALGDAINTAARLESVNKQLGTRICVSGSTVAQCPDFVGRPAGELVLKGKEKGIETFELLTMEEETSPHIQAYKAAYQSMTEEDPAALAAFQNLAAAYPDDGLVRFHLQRLESGQKGSRVVLSSK from the coding sequence ATGAAAAAAAAATCCGCAACACGTAATGCCAGATCATGGCCCCCTTTCCTGAGCCGGATTATGGCGTGGATTGTTGAAACCATGCCTTATTGGCTCTCCTTTTGTGTCCTGCTTGTGGGGATTGGGGCAGAGTTGAGGGATGATCCCATGGTGGGTACGCTGCGCAATGTTGCGTTCGATGCCTTTCAGCGCTGGCACCCCCGGGAGTACCAGAATGCTCCGGTGCGTATCCTGGACATTGATGATGTCAGTCTGGAAAAGCTGGGCCAATGGCCCTGGCCACGCACCGTGCAGGCGGAGATGGTGCGGCGGTTGCAGGACTTGGATGTGGCGGCCATTGTTTTTGACGTGGTTTTTGCGGAACCGGATCGGACATCGCCCGCACGGTTGCTGGAGCTGTGGAAGGGTGATGCGACAAAAATGGACCTGCTCCGCCAGATGCCGGACCATGATGAGGTTTTTGCCGAGGCGATTCGCCGAGGTCAGGTTGTCACCGGTTTTACCCTGGGCGAAAAAAAATCCAACGACCGCGAACCGGCCCAGAAGGCGGCGTTTGTGACCGCCGGCGATGATCCCAAACAATTTCTTCGATCCTTGCCCGGACGAGTGGCGACTTTACCCATCCTGGAGGCCGCTGCGGTGGGCAATGGCACCTTCGCCTTCACCGCCGACAGCGATGGGGTGATCCGCAGCGTTCCCTTGATTCAGCGGTCGGAAGACATACTCTACCCCAGTCTCGCCGCAGAGGCCTTGCGCGTGGCCCAGGGAGCGAAAAACTATTTCATTAAATCCTCGGGAGCGCATGGCGAGGAACGCGCTGGAGGACACACGGGCATGATATCGGTGCGGATCGGTAACCTGACCGTGCCTGTCGGACCGCGTGGGGATATCTGGTTGCACTACACCCCCTCTCTCCCCGACCGGTATGAACCGGCCTGGAAATTGTTTGAAGGCAAGTCCGATCCTGCCCGGTTCAAGGAGCATATCGTTTTTGTGGGACCATCGGCAAAAGGTTTGCTGGATGTGCGGTTTACCCCCCTGGGCGGCATCATTCCCGGGGTCGAGGTCCATGCCCAGTTGGTTGAACAGATGTTGCAGGGGAGTTTTCTGGAGCGTCCCGATCTCGAACAGGCAGGGGCCATCATTTTCATGGTGCTGATGTGGTTGTTGCTCGTCACCCTGTTGGCGCGCCTTGGCGCCACATGGTCCGTGGTGGTCGGCGGCGGGGCGGTGGCGGTGACCTGTTATGGCTCCTGGTATGCCTTCAATCAGTGGAATCTGCTGCTGGATCCCGTTTTGCCATCCATCATGGTGATGGGTACGTTTGCAACCTTTTCCGTACCCAGGTACTTGCAGGCAGAGAAAAAATCCCAGTGGATCCGCGAAGCTTTCGCCAGTTATGTCTCCCCAAACCTGGTGCAGTACATCATCGACCACCCGGAGTTGTTGAAGCTGGGGGGAGAGAAACGTGAATGCAGTTTCGTCATGACCGACCTGGCCGGGTTCACGTCCCTCATGGAAAAATTTGATCCCAATGCCATGGTGGCTTTGCTGAACGAATATCTGGACGAGATGGTGAAGATCGCTTTTTCCCACGAGGGCACCTTGGACCGCATCGTGGGGGATGCCGTGGCCATTATTTTTTCGGCACCGGTTGCACAACCCGACCATGCCATCCGTGCCGTTCGTTGCGCCCGGGATATGAACACATTCTCCTGGAAATTTGCCCGGTATCAGCAGCAGGAAAAAAAGATTCCCTTCGGTTTGACCCGGATTGGGGTCAATACCGGCACTGTCCTGGTGGGAAATTTTGGCGGCAACAATGTCCTGGACTATCGTGCCCTTGGCGATGCCATCAACACGGCAGCCCGCCTTGAGAGCGTCAACAAGCAGTTGGGAACGCGCATCTGTGTCAGTGGTTCGACCGTGGCGCAATGTCCGGATTTTGTCGGTCGCCCGGCGGGTGAGTTGGTCTTGAAGGGAAAAGAGAAGGGCATCGAGACTTTTGAGTTGCTGACGATGGAAGAGGAGACGTCACCACACATCCAGGCCTATAAGGCAGCATACCAAAGCATGACCGAGGAGGATCCGGCTGCCTTGGCAGCGTTCCAAAACCTGGCTGCCGCTTACCCGGATGACGGCTTGGTCCGGTTTCATCTGCAACGCCTGGAGAGTGGCCAGAAGGGAAGCCGCGTGGTGCTCTCTTCCAAGTAG
- a CDS encoding LON peptidase substrate-binding domain-containing protein — protein sequence MPLFPLHTVLFPGGTLNLRIFEERYLNLIRHCSHDVCGFIVVLIRQGREVKDIPTLYDIGTLATIVDFGDLPGGLLGITVQGTRRFRIHGVRSRPDGLLLGHGELLPVDAPPPLPQHLAVLDDLLELLAGTNPINIPRNDHSNHQSSAEKGGVEKSRDSAALAWRLGERLQVPNHEKQALLEMHDPLLRLEFIGELLSLSPM from the coding sequence ATGCCTCTGTTCCCCCTGCACACCGTCCTTTTCCCGGGCGGCACGCTGAATCTGCGTATATTCGAGGAACGGTATCTGAATCTGATCCGTCACTGTAGCCACGACGTTTGCGGGTTTATCGTCGTATTGATTCGGCAAGGTCGGGAGGTCAAGGACATACCCACCTTGTATGACATCGGCACATTGGCGACCATCGTCGATTTTGGCGATCTGCCAGGAGGTCTTCTCGGTATTACGGTGCAGGGTACCCGTCGTTTTCGCATCCATGGTGTGCGTTCCCGTCCCGACGGTCTCCTGCTTGGCCATGGCGAACTTCTTCCCGTGGATGCGCCCCCTCCCCTCCCCCAACACCTGGCCGTCCTGGACGACCTTCTGGAACTTTTGGCCGGCACAAACCCGATCAACATACCTCGGAACGACCACTCCAACCATCAATCATCCGCTGAAAAGGGTGGAGTGGAGAAATCCCGGGATTCGGCTGCATTGGCCTGGAGACTGGGTGAGCGGTTGCAAGTGCCCAACCATGAAAAACAGGCGCTCCTGGAGATGCACGACCCGCTGCTGCGTCTTGAATTCATAGGGGAGTTGTTGAGTCTCTCGCCTATGTAA
- the kdpF gene encoding K(+)-transporting ATPase subunit F, whose product MTWIHLISLLVVAALFAYLVVALFMPEKFS is encoded by the coding sequence ATGACATGGATTCATCTGATCAGCCTTCTGGTAGTGGCAGCCCTCTTTGCCTATCTGGTTGTGGCTTTGTTCATGCCGGAGAAATTTTCATGA
- the kdpA gene encoding potassium-transporting ATPase subunit KdpA gives MTMNGYLQIFLYMSLLLLLAWPLGWYMARIHGEKVPIVVRWFSPIERGLYRLCGIRHEEDMSWTRYAHAALAFNLLGLLAVYALQRLQVWLPLNPQAMALVTPDSSFNTAVSFATNTNWQGYGGESTLSYLTQMMGLTVQNFMSAATGMAVLAALMRGFSRKETGGVGNFWVDMVRSTLYVLLPLSLILALLLVSQGVVQTFSPYQTIKLVQAVEFDQPVNGPDGQPRKDARGQPMTEKKISQEQTIALGPVASQVAIKQLGTNGGGFFNANAAHPLENPTPLSNFLEMLAILLIPAALCFTFGHFVGDVRQGHALLAAMTLVLVALLAICVWAEQSGNPLFDRLGLETRASDASPGGNMEGKEVRFGIVNSAIWATVTTAASNGSVNAMHDSFTPLGGLVPLWLMQLGEVIFGGVGSGLYGMIVFALVGVFVAGLMIGRTPEYLGKKIEAFEVKMSAVAVLVPCLVALLGAAVAVVRPEGVAGIANPGTHGFTEILYAFSSAGNNNGSAFAGLSANTPFFNTSLGLAMLFARFWVIIPVLAIAGSLAAKKTIPASVGTLPTHTPLFIALLIGTVIIVGALTFLPALALGPVVEHVHMIHELQAGRNP, from the coding sequence ATGACCATGAACGGATATCTGCAAATTTTCCTCTACATGTCCCTCCTGCTGCTGCTGGCCTGGCCGCTGGGTTGGTACATGGCCCGGATCCATGGCGAAAAAGTTCCCATCGTCGTGCGTTGGTTCTCTCCCATCGAACGCGGCCTGTACCGCCTGTGTGGCATCCGCCACGAAGAGGATATGTCATGGACCCGATACGCCCATGCCGCCCTGGCCTTCAATCTGCTGGGCCTGCTTGCGGTGTACGCGCTGCAACGGCTTCAGGTGTGGTTGCCCCTGAATCCACAAGCCATGGCCCTTGTCACTCCGGACTCCTCCTTCAATACTGCCGTCAGTTTCGCGACCAACACCAACTGGCAGGGTTACGGTGGAGAATCGACCCTCTCCTATCTGACCCAGATGATGGGTCTGACGGTACAGAATTTCATGTCGGCGGCCACGGGCATGGCGGTGCTGGCCGCCCTGATGCGCGGTTTCAGCCGCAAGGAGACCGGGGGGGTCGGCAATTTTTGGGTGGACATGGTGCGTTCCACACTCTACGTGCTGTTGCCATTGAGCTTGATCCTGGCCCTGCTCTTGGTCAGTCAGGGGGTCGTTCAGACCTTCTCTCCTTACCAGACCATCAAGCTCGTCCAGGCAGTTGAATTCGACCAACCCGTCAACGGCCCCGACGGCCAACCCCGCAAGGATGCCAGGGGACAGCCCATGACGGAGAAAAAAATCTCTCAGGAGCAAACGATTGCCCTGGGTCCGGTCGCCTCCCAGGTGGCCATCAAGCAGCTGGGAACCAACGGTGGCGGATTTTTCAACGCCAACGCCGCCCATCCCCTGGAAAATCCCACCCCTCTCTCCAACTTTTTGGAGATGCTGGCCATTCTGTTGATTCCAGCTGCTCTTTGTTTCACCTTCGGCCACTTCGTGGGCGATGTGCGCCAAGGGCATGCCCTCCTGGCCGCCATGACCCTTGTCCTTGTGGCCCTTCTGGCAATCTGCGTGTGGGCCGAACAATCCGGGAACCCCCTGTTCGATCGCCTGGGCCTGGAGACCCGCGCCTCGGACGCCTCCCCCGGCGGCAACATGGAGGGCAAGGAGGTGCGGTTCGGCATCGTCAACTCGGCCATCTGGGCCACGGTCACCACGGCAGCCTCCAACGGCTCGGTCAACGCCATGCACGACTCCTTCACCCCGCTGGGGGGATTGGTCCCCCTGTGGTTGATGCAACTGGGCGAGGTGATTTTCGGCGGTGTGGGCTCCGGGTTGTACGGCATGATCGTCTTTGCCCTCGTGGGCGTTTTCGTCGCCGGGTTGATGATCGGACGCACCCCCGAATATTTGGGAAAAAAAATAGAGGCCTTTGAAGTCAAGATGTCGGCTGTGGCCGTTCTTGTGCCCTGCCTGGTGGCCCTGCTTGGCGCCGCTGTCGCCGTGGTCAGGCCAGAGGGTGTCGCCGGTATCGCCAACCCGGGCACCCACGGCTTCACGGAGATCCTCTACGCCTTCTCGTCAGCCGGGAACAACAACGGCAGCGCCTTTGCCGGGTTGTCGGCCAACACCCCGTTCTTCAACACATCATTGGGCCTGGCCATGCTGTTTGCCCGCTTCTGGGTCATCATACCGGTCCTGGCCATTGCCGGTTCCCTGGCAGCCAAAAAAACCATCCCGGCCTCGGTCGGCACCCTCCCCACCCACACCCCTCTGTTCATCGCCTTGCTGATCGGCACGGTCATCATCGTAGGGGCTTTGACCTTCCTGCCGGCATTGGCGTTGGGTCCAGTCGTCGAACATGTCCACATGATCCATGAACTTCAGGCGGGGAGAAACCCATGA